In Deltaproteobacteria bacterium, the sequence GCGTGCATCTCCCAGAACTTGCCCTGCTGCAGGGCCGCCCACGCCGCACGCGCGGCGGGTTGGGCCTTGGGATGGCTCGTCAGTGGGTAGTGCTTGTAGATGAGGCGCACGTCCTCGTCGTAGTCGGCGACCACGTCGTCGAGCGGACCGGCCGCCTGCGCGCAGTAGGGGCACTGGTAGTCCGCGAACTCGACGATCGTCACCAGCGGCTCGCTGGCACCGCGGGTCGGCTCGTCGCCGCGCAGCGCGACCCGAAAGCGCGGGCCCTCCTCGATCGCGACGTCCTGGCTGCCACGGTTGTTGATCCACTGGCCGACGAAGAAGCCGCCGCCGAGCGCAGCGACGAAGCCGAGCACGCCGCCGATCGAACTCGCGCGCTTCTTGGGCGCAGGCGGCGTGGCACCGGCGTCGTTGGCCGAGCCACGCGCACCACCTGCGTCGTCACCGGGCCGCGCATCGCCGTCGGCCTCGTGCGCCGACGCGGGGCTGTCAGGGGCTGGAGGGTTTGTCGCTCACGGGTGCGCGAAGCTTACGTCATGGTCGCGCCCCCGTGCACACCCGGCCGCGAAACCGCGCGGCACCGCGGCAAAGATCGCCCCCATGGCGTCGTGCGTGCGCCCCGTCGGACCTCGCGCGCCCTGGTGCGTGCTCTCGGCGCTTGCGCGCGGGCTGCTGGTCGCGGCGTCAGAACGCGCGCGCTGGCGCCTTCGCCTGCCCCGCCGCCGCCTTCATGATGCGCGCGTGGACCTCGGCGCGGGCGCTGCCGGCGTCGATCAGCTTCTGCGCCGCGGCGCGCTCGCGCTCGATGATCTGTGCCAACACCTCGGGCTTGGGCGCGCCGGAGAACGCGATGCCGTTGATGAAGCAGCTCGGGGTCCCACGCACGCCGAGCATGGCACCGGCGCGCTCGTCGTCCTCGACCCGCGCGGCGGTGGCGGGATCGTCGAAGGCGGCCGCGAATGCGTCGACGTCGAGACCGAGTGCGCGCGCGTGGCCGATGACGTCCTCGCGCGTCATGTGCGAGCGATCGCCGAACAAGCGGTCGTGCATGGCCCAGAAGTGGCCCTGCTTGCCGGCCGCCAGCGCAGCGCGAGCGCCGGTGACCGCGTTGGGGTGCATCG encodes:
- a CDS encoding DsbA family protein; this translates as MTPRRLLLAIALSAAACRPDSKPDPQLPALVEQDAVDDRLSQLVEGERVVVTIAADDPAKGASAPLVTIVEWSDFQCPFCGTFAQMLDELVANYPEDVRVVFKQKPLPMHPNAVTGARAALAAGKQGHFWAMHDRLFGDRSHMTREDVIGHARALGLDVDAFAAAFDDPATAARVEDDERAGAMLGVRGTPSCFINGIAFSGAPKPEVLAQIIERERAAAQKLIDAGSARAEVHARIMKAAAGQAKAPARAF